A window of the Trichoderma asperellum chromosome 4, complete sequence genome harbors these coding sequences:
- a CDS encoding uncharacterized protein (EggNog:ENOG41~TransMembrane:1 (i184-203o)), whose product MPRGIYPRTKKRKLTDQNPQPTDDANNTQTLPWSSALPVLDPASAPASNTHVTNQHAWPASNTAASHAGSQPYAVVDLPSPSPTNEPSPTSASEHSQGRADTQSTATVEETAAALPAAPENFPGQPLGGQIGDVAQQIPVHQPHQPNARRIPLQHVMLHAATIVRERASGSEPMTPEEKARYSTLYAACVNADLFFLMIHQYYSCWLINKPRVYAHFRLSVLNINRAFAQLRVMFKDEERISPPHRLWFSEFPGFSENVYCVPQMQSQIQDFLLALSIKWPELMKDSQAQMMPLMECHIRERLKCPSLTIANKLFIHSRRIIGVPDNQFTNEATRLFNMDQKLERMYEELNEPVADVAEARRSMRLSYQHTIENIRQQMQAASQAAPPTGHPNQEFPAQPLINNNSVNSTNSTPQQQQQQYHHHRLSLFSSESSQYPLQPQPQPQPQLLQTRPPRGRQIEAQIQSQCRSQTNLSATSQQTLQQVPQPLPQPSPQQLPQQQIYLQQQILPHQQVLPRQQNPQQVSVLQPPASASGQPILPGPGFPEQSPSSGLQYPALAPKSPRQSIQGSQALLSPVNPPLPAEPQRAMPQQQPGPWHIQQPDDAQNTQHLHRSPQATLLQSQNLQIPLFQIQSNARHENMHLLVSQPNDSAPLSPQPYQQNIEPAQALQAPSPAFQILQGSDASQEAQIPRGSQIDQGPPPITISQRPQEPQTVIVPLTAQRSQVALTPQALRIHQSPVQIMQASQTHHTQSQQQPHLQNSASQTSRTPTPNRYSRQFTIRETPPTEYPSSPHDWTSLQTGLHLTHLRSPRRVSSSPGPGSGKNRYYQFFSRFVVEPTEMKPHMGVSELEFVIEQEDLSRRPVTSEPSELPVGELPMMVPVSRHFNHSQRYRLRMCERRKLSDDEETSFDTAEWAISRTHWPSYIFLSLNGEIVSPLLKQHYHNDLPIELTNSLVKGANKVKVHLPSFPQNIKKNIAYFMAVELIVTLDHGSTRALVFSAPHISMDQTKTEINRRLQLDTDEIIINSDTLTVAVTDSFSSKLFDVPVRGRNCRHLECIDLENWLNSRPSKPSPEAGEPTTVDSWGCPICGEDARPGNLQIDDYFVYIRDKLLEERRGNVKKIQITIDGTWKAVGVADENTTSDKDDVN is encoded by the exons ATGCCTAGGGGGATCTATCCTCGTACAAAGAAGCGCAAGCTTACCGATCAGAATCCACAGCCAACAGACGATGCAAACAACACACAGACTCTGCCCTGGTCATCTGCCCTGCCTGTCTTGGATCCCGCATCGGCTCCAGCCTCGAACACACATGTAACAAACCAACATGCATGGCCAGCTTCAAATACTGCCGCTTCACATGCCGGCTCTCAGCCATA TGCAGTAGTTGACctgccttctccatctcctacAAATGAACCAAGTCCAACATCCGCCAGCGAGCACTCTCAGGGCAGAGCAGACACCCAATCAACCGCTACTGTCGAGGAAACAGCAGCGGCTCTTCCCGCCGCTCCTGAGAACTTTCCTGGGCAACCCTTGGGCGGTCAAATTGGCGATGTCGCTCAGCAGATACCGGTACACCAACCACACCAACCCAATGCACGTCGGATACCCTTACAACATGTCATGCTCCATGCTGCTACGATAGTCAGGGAGCGAGCTTCAGGGAGTGAGCCAATGACCCCTGAGGAGAAGGCGCGATATAGCACGCTATACGCAGCCTGTGTAAACGCAGACTTGTTTTTCCTCATGATTCATCAGTACTACAGCTGCTGGTTGATAAATAAACCGAGGGTATATGCTCATTTCCGCCTTTCTGTCCTTAACATTAATCGGGCCTTTGCCCAATTGAGAGTGATGTTTAAGGATGAGGAGAGGATTTCGCCTCCTCATCGGCTGTGGTTCTCAGAATTCCCCGGGTTTAGCGAGAACGTTTATTGTGTCCCTCAGATGCAGAGCCAGATCCAAGACTTTCTCCTCGCGCTTTCCATCAAGTGGCCAGAGTTGATGAAAGACTCTCAGGCTCAAATGATGCCTCTGATGGAATGTCATATCCGCGAGCGACTCAAATGCCCATCGTTAACCATAGCCAACAAACTCTTTATCCACAGCCGCAGAATCATTGGAGTGCCAGATAATCAATTCACAAACGAGGCCACCCGTCTTTTCAACATGGATCAAAAGCTAGAACGCATGTACGAAGAGCTGAATGAACCCGTTGCAGATGTGGCTGAAGCCCGCCGGTCAATGAGATTGAGTTACCAACACACTATTGAAAATATTCGACAGCAAATGCAAGCTGCCTCGCAAG CCGCGCCGCCAACTGGCCACCCGAATCAGGAATTTCCAGCACAGCCCCTGATTAACAATAACAGCGTAAATAGCACTAATAGCAccccgcagcagcagcagcagcaatatcatcatcatcgtctttctctcttttcatcaGAAAGCTCCCAATACCCACTTCAAcctcaacctcaacctcaacctcaGCTTCTCCAAACACGTCCACCCCGAGGGCGACAAATTGAAGCTCAAATACAATCTCAGTGCCGTTCCCAGACAAATCTTTCAGCCACTTCTCAGCAAACCCTTCAACAGGTCCCTCAGCCACTCCCTCAGCCATCCCCCCAGCAACTCCCCCAACAGCAAATCTatctccagcagcaaatTCTCCCTCATCAGCAAGTTCTTCCTCGGCAGCAAAACCCTCAGCAAGTCTCCGTGCTTCAACCTCCTGCATCAGCCTCGGGCCAACCCATTTTGCCTGGACCAGGTTTCCCAGAgcaatctccatcatctggtCTACAATACCCAGCGTTAGCTCCAAAGTCACCGAGACAGTCTATTCAAGGGAGTCAGGCTTTGCTTTCTCCAGTTAATCCACCTCTTCCCGCTGAGCCACAGCGAGCGATGCcacaacagcagccaggccCTTGGCATATACAGCAGCCGGATGATGCTCAGAATACACAGCATCTACACCGTTCTCCACAAGCGACTTTGCTCCAGTCGCAAAATCTGCAGATCCCTCTATTCCAGATACAAAGCAATGCACGGCACGAAAATATGCACCTCCTAGTATCGCAGCCCAACGATTCAGCTCCTTTATCTCCCCAGCCATATCAGCAGAATATAGAGCCTGCGCAAGCTCTGCaggctccttctccagcttttCAGATTCTTCAAGGTTCGGATGCTtctcaagaagctcaaaTTCCGCGGGGTTCTCAGATAGACCAGGGGCCCCCGCCCATTACAATCTCCCAGAGGCCTCAAGAGCCTCAGACCGTCATTGTCCCCTTGACGGCTCAGAGATCTCAGGTTGCACTGACTCCCCAGGCTCTCCGCATTCACCAGTCTCCAGTACAAATAATGCAAGCCTCTCAAACTCATCATACGCAGTCGCAACAACAACCCCACCTTCAAAACTCAGCGTCCCAGACGTCTCGCACTCCGACACCCAATCGATATAGCCGTCAGTTTACGATACGCGAGACTCCTCCCACGGAATATCCCAGTAGTCCGCATGATTGGACGTCCCTACAAACAGGCCTCCATCTAACTCATTTGCGTAGCCCTCGAAGGGTTTCCTCTAGCCCGGGCCCAGGCTCGGGAAAGAATCGTTACTACCAATTCTTCTCCAGATTCGTGGTGGAGCCAACAGAGATGAAGCCACATATGGGAGTCAGTGAATTAGAGTTTGTTATCGAGCAAGAAGACCTGAGTAGACGCCCTGTTACCAGCGAACCATCTGAGTTGCCGGTGGGTGAGTTACCGATGATGGTGCCTGTGAGCCGACACTTCAACCATTCTCAACGATATCGCCTCCGCATGTGTGAACGCCGTAAGCtgagcgatgatgaagaaacaTCTTTTGACACTGCAGAATGGGCTATAAGCCGTACCCACTGGCCGTCGTATATTTTCCTATCGCTCAATGGCGAAATagtttctcctcttctcaagCAGCATTATCATAATGATCTGCCCATAGAGCTTACCAATTCTTTGGTTAAGGGGGCGAATAAAGTAAAGGTCCATTTGCCGAGTTTTCCTCAAAATATCAAGAAAAATATTGCTTATTTTATGGCTGTGGAACTCATTGTCACTCTAGATCATGGCTCTACTCGCGCTTTGGTGTTTTCTGCGCCTCATATCAGCATGGATCAGACAAAGACCGAGATCAACAGACGACTACAGCTAGATACAGatgaaattattataaatagcgACACTTTGACAGTTGCAGTTACAGACTCTTTTAGCTCTAAACTATTTGACGTTCCAGTCCGGGGTCGAAATTGCCGGCATCTTGAATGTATCGACTTAGAAAATTGGCTGAACTCACGCCCAAGCAAACCTTCCCCAGAAGCGGGCGAGCCAACAACGGTCGATAGTTGGGGCTGTCCTATATGTGGCGAAGATGCCCGGCCCGGCAACCTCCAGATAGACGACTATTTCGTTTACATAAGGGACAAGCTTTTAGAGGAGCGCAGGGGCAATGTTAAGAAGATTCAGATAACTATTGATGGCACCTGGAAAGCTGTAGGAGTGGCAGATGAAAATACGACGTCAGATAAGGACGACGTCAACTAA
- a CDS encoding uncharacterized protein (EggNog:ENOG41), producing MEQVHGVDVSWMTQGSPKDKFNKAVFAPTKSPVATVQPRSVPSDSPPKLSPSSTADKAEAKPEANGKPEANGKPTGQTQPIPVNGSSGARRLSRSGSVEKNSSSATPPHRRNSWFSNISAKFSSSAAPQSNGNGQVLQQPQQPPAQQNQPVPLANTDPPVPKITPTKNAVLQHGLKPEGDEPYTPAPPKSGQAGLLGVFRRLSSSSGGGPLGPTGKINHGLVERRILNVDRDRERCPITELKDNKLRRVSFLVDVEIAPMPKYADAEAEPKPIADHAQKKKLSEKGEGEALKHPKTAEAQKEASSSSTESVTTEAKPREAAEAKETKPTTNGAKETDSPDDSNAAPKDTSRKKEKKKRSEEERKARKEKRRRLAEESGIIPIEIHYDTAGSLELTNGKFPTTCPVRVYRRCCQLRETPILKKITEQLSDTNNILPNGAVNKIDLTGYFMQLQDLITLGDYLAVVPVKEIILQNSGLTDEGVRVILAGLLAAKYAEPSKRRKSKFLPQEMGGVVERLVLKENKLGPDGWKHISLFIYKCRSLKYLDLSCIPFPRQAPANANGALQNGVHLPLTIGDIFSKALANRPTGSTLEMLSIGETEPSMEQLGKIIDGVIKCGIKRLGMARNPLDEEGAQHVVRYLESGKCEGLDLGGIDLKEHMDVIASSIKETDPLWALSMSDCNINPSTLCKILPILSKLEHLVFIDLSHNHDLFQSTPNAVGLLRRYLPKMQTLKRLHLSDVGMTSEQAIAIVEVVPEAQHLCHLSLLGNTEIMALANAKTEEAQEEACALYASLMAAARLSSSMICVDIEVPSEDSGEIVKAMAKQVVAYCLQNIEHLHDVEINKAVTTALAEAKGESVDGKLASYPDVLAHLVGQDVLFQDDPEDDGSGPDEDYVIGGTGVVKALACCLKNRGDESRRASGEFLRELSSTDEEPFIGPRLRTGGKAKDFSKHLLAGARKIRLRLQPALNKARANPSDELNLRKLTFLDDTLQGIIKRFEDEYPDTREHPEDAVAHVPIAQGEKEVLSSSPPAADDAVAVGSDVEEEGELREPRPLSRSNSILGRKLAEEEGRVHRAGHRFRSGITDHVNLLSTLDDVENDPNHVRVLADLADDVGGEFLEMAKQKGAVQAFKDHKDMLFAALKESDPEYWDRFVEAQGKARANINLPGAEKNGERPQLAQSDESAIAD from the exons ATGGAACAAGTCCATGGCGTCGACGTCAGTTGGATGACGCAGGGCTCGCCCAAAG ATAAATTCAACAAGGCAGTCTTCGCACCCACCAAATCCCCCGTTGCCACTGTGCAACCACGAAGCGTCCCCAGCGATTCCCCGCCCAAGCTCAGCCCTTCATCAACCGCAGAcaaggccgaggccaagCCTGAGGCCAATGGGAAGCCTGAAGCCAACGGGAAGCCCACCGGCCAAACGCAGCCGATTCCTGTCAATGGCTCAAGCGGCGCCCGGCGTCTCTCCCGATCAGGCTCGGTTGAGAAGAACAGCTCCAGCGCAACACCGCCTCACCGACGCAACTCGTGGTTCTCTAATATTTCAGCCAAATTTTCAAGCTCAGCAGCTCCCCAATCAAATGGAAATGGCCAAGTCCTTCAAcagccccagcagccgccTGCGCAACAAAACCAGCCAGTGCCTCTAGCAAATACAGATCCTCCCGTTCCAAAGATTACGCCAACCAAGAACGCTGTTCTCCAGCATGGACTCAAGCCTGAGGGAGATGAACCGTACACGCCAGCCCCACCAAAGTCCGGTCAGGCTGGACTGCTCGGCGTATTTCGCCgtctgtcttcttcatcaggaGGCGGTCCCCTTGGCCCCACCGGCAAGATCAATCACGGATTGGTGGAACGCCGCATTTTGAATGTGGATCGTGACCGAGAGAGGTGTCCTATCACCGAGTTGAAGGATAACAAGCTGAGGCGGGTGTCGTTTCTCGTTGATGTCGAGATTGCGCCCATGCCAAAATATGCAGATGCCGAGGCAGAGCCTAAACCAATCGCCGACCACGCtcagaagaaaaagttgaGCGAAAAGGGCGAAGGGGAGGCATTGAAGCATCCCAAAACCGCCGAAGCGCAAAAAgaggcctcttcttcctcaacaGAGAGCGTCACTACTGAGGCCAAACCTCGCGAAGCAGCCGAGGCCAAGGAAACCAAGCCGACGACCAATGGCGCAAAGGAGACGGATAGCCCAGATGACTCAAATGCCGCTCCAAAGGACACatcaagaaagaaggaaaagaagaagcgaagcgAAGAGGAACGAAAGGccaggaaagaaaagaggcgacGACTTGCCGAAGAAAGCGGAATCATTCCCATAGAGATTCACTATGACACCGCTGGCTCTCTAGAGTTGACCAATGGCAAATTTCCAACGACGTGCCCGGTCAGAGTCTATAGGAGATGCTGTCAACTTCGCGAAACGCCCATTCTCAAGAAAATCACTGAGCAGTTGAGCGATACCAACAACATTCTACCCAATGGCGCTGTAAACAAAATAGATTTAACAGGCTACTTCATGCAACTGCAGGACCTCATCACACTGGGCGATTATCTTGCTGTTGTGCCTGTGAAGGAAATTATCTTGCAGAACAGCGGGCTTACTGATGAAGGCGTTCGGGTCATTCTCGCCGGCCTCTTGGCAGCGAAATACGCAGAGCCGTCGAAACGCAGGAAATCCAAATTTCTCCCCCAGGAGATGGGTGGAGTGGTTGAGAGACTTGTGTtgaaagaaaacaagctgGGTCCAGATGGCTGGAAACACATTTCACTCTTCATCTACAAGTGCCGGTCGCTCAAGTATCTCGATCTCTCCTGCATCCCCTTCCCGCGTCAAGCGcccgccaacgccaacgGCGCTCTTCAGAATGGTGTCCATCTCCCTCTTACCATAGGAGATATCTTTTCAAAGGCTCTCGCAAATCGCCCAACGGGATCAACTCTCGAGATGCTTAGTATCGGCGAGACTGAACCTAGCATGGAGCAACTCGGCAAGATCATAGATGGTGTGATCAAGTGTGGCATCAAGCGGCTGGGCATGGCTCGCAACCCCCTCGACGAGGAGGGTGCCCAGCATGTTGTAAGATATCTTGAGTCTGGGAAATGCGAAGGGCTTGATCTAGGCGGAATCGATCTCAAGGAGCACATGGACGTTATTGCCTCGTCAATCAAGGAAACTGACCCGCTATGGGCGCTGAGCATGTCGGACTGCAACATAAACCCCTCGACTCTCTGCAAGATTTTGCCCATCTTATCCAAGCTAGAGCATCTCGTCTTCATTGACCTTTCGCACAACCATGATCTTTTCCAGTCAACACCCAACGCCGTTGGTTTACTCAGAAG ATATCTACCCAAAATGCAAACTCTCAAACGGCTACACCTGTCGGATGTTGGCATGACCTCGGAGCAAGCCATTGCAATTGTCGAAGTTGTACCGGAAGCTCAACATCTCTGCCACCTCAGCCTTCTTGGCAACACCGAAATCATGGCACTGGCCAACGCCAAGACGGAGGAGgctcaagaagaagcctgTGCGTTGTATGCATCGCTGATGGCTGCCGCAAGGCTATCTAGCAGCATGATTTGCGTGGATATCGAAGTGCCCAGTGAAGACTCTGGCGAAATTGTTAAAGCGATGGCAAAGCAAGTTGTGGCTTACTGCTTGCAGAACATTGAGCATCTGCATGATGTCGAGATTAATAAGGCAGTGACTACGGCACTCGCCGAGGCAAAAGGAGAGTCTGTCGATGGCAAACTCGCCTCCTACCCTGATGTGCTCGCACATCTCGTCGGCCAGGATGTCCTGTTCCAGGATGATCCCGAAGACGATGGCTCAGGGCCGGACGAAGACTACGTCATTGGCGGTACGGGTGTGGTCAAGGCACTTGCCTGCTGCCTCAAGAACCGCGGTGACGAATCCCGTCGTGCGTCTGGTGAATTCCTTCGGGAGCTCAGCTCTACGGACGAAGAACCTTTTATTGGGCCTAGACTTAGGACTGGtggcaaggccaaggattTCTCGAAACACTTGCTGGCCGGCGCTCGCAAGATTCGTCTCCGTCTCCAGCCGGCACTGAATAAGGCTAGAGCCAACCCGAGTGATGAGTTGAACCTGCGGAAGCTGACATTCTTGGACGACACATTGCAAGGTATCATCAAACGGTTCGAAGACGAATATCCTGATACCCGAGAGCATCCTGAGGATGCAGTAGCCCATGTACCGATAGCTCAAGGGGAGAAGGAGGTATTATCATCGTCGCCGCCTGCTGCGGACGATGCGGTGGCAGTTGGCTCAGACGTCGAAGAAGAGGGCGAACTTCGTGAGCCTAGACCCCTCTCACGTAGCAACTCAATACTTGGCAGGAAGCtggccgaggaagaaggtCGCGTACACCGTGCCGGCCACAGATTCCGATCTGGTATCACAGACCATGTCAACCTACTCTCCACCCTCGATGACGTGGAAAATGACCCCAACCACGTGCGTGTGCTAGCCGATCTTGCGGACGATGTCGGTGGCGAGTTCTTGGAAATGGCCAAGCAGAAGGGCGCCGTCCAAGCCTTCAAGGACCACAAGGACATGCTGTTTGCGGCATTGAAAGAGAGCGACCCTGAATACTGGGACAGATTTGTGGAGGCGCAAGGCAAGGCTCGGGCCAATATCAATCTGCCGGGTGCCGAAAAGAATGGAGAGAGGCCACAGCTGGCCCAAAGTGACGAAAGCGCCATTGCAGATTAG
- the RPL5 gene encoding 60S ribosomal protein uL18 (BUSCO:EOG092D3H8K) translates to MAFRKVVKSNAYYSRFQTKYKRRREGKTDYYARKRLITQAKNKYNAPKYRLVVRFTNKDIIMQIVSSEISGDKVLAAAYAHELKAYGITNGLTNWSAAYATGLLIARRVLSKLGLDKTFVGVEEADGEFTLTEAAETDDGERRPFKAFLDVGLARTSTGARVFGALKGASDGGIFIPHSEKRFPGYDIESKELDSETLRKYIYGGHVAEYMETLADDDEERYNSQFVKYIENDVEADGLEDLYTEAHKAIREDPFKKADGEGKKTKEEWKAISKQHKVARISKEQKAANVQAKIQKILAEE, encoded by the exons ATG GCTTTCCGCAAGGTCGTCAAGAGCAACGCGTACTACAG TCGCTTCCAGACTAAGTACAAGAGAAGACGTGAGGGCAAGACCGACTACTATGCCCGTAAGCGCCTCATCACCCAGGCCAAGAACAAGTACAATGCTCCCAAGTACCGCCTGGTTGTCCGCTTCACCAACAAGGACATCATCATGCAGATCGTCAGCTCTGAGATCTCTGGTGACAAGGTCCTCGCCGCTGCCTACGCCCACGAGCTGAAGGCCTACGGCATCACCAACGGTCTGACCAACTGGTCTGCCGCCTACGCCACCGGTCTCCTGATCGCCCGCCGTGTCCTCAGCAAGCTCGGCCTCGACAAGACCtttgttggtgttgaggaGGCTGACGGTGAGTTCACCCTCACCGAGGCCGCTGAGaccgacgatggcgagcgCCGCCCCTTCAAGGCCTTCCTCGACGTTGGTCTTGCCCGTACCTCCACTGGTGCCCGTGTCTTCGGTGCCCTCAAGGGTGCCTCCGACGGTGGTATCTTCATCCCCCACTCTGAGAAGCGATTCCCTGGCTACGACATTGAGTCCAAGGAGCTGGACTCTGAGACTCTCCGCAAGTACATCTACGGTGGCCACGTCGCCGAGTACATGGAGACTCTggccgatgacgatgaggagcGCTACAACAGCCAGTTCGTCAAGTACATTGAGAACGACGTTGAGGCCGACGGTCTCGAGGACCTCTACACCGAGGCCCACAAGGCCATCCGTGAGGACCCCTTCAAGAAGGCCGACGGTGAGggcaagaagaccaaggaggAGTGGAAGGCTATCTCCAAGCAGCACAAGGTTGCCAGAATCTCCAAGGAGCAGAAGGCTGCCAACGTCCAGGCCAAGATCCAGAAGATCCTGGCTGAGGAGTAA